In Arthrobacter sp. CDRTa11, one DNA window encodes the following:
- a CDS encoding flavin-containing monooxygenase: MAAQLKRAGIDDFVVLERNDGVGGVWRNNDYPGAACDTEAQIYNYSFFPHLTVSRMYAGRDELLAYLERMVDYFSFSEQLHLGTEVVTACWEEFESRWRLTAADSQVYYARFLIPAWGQLNLPSAPRYPGLSSFAGSIFHSAQWDHGVELKGKRVLSIGTAASAVQYIPEVAKVAAELVVFQRSANWMLPRNQVIFSQEELNAFQASPDLFEASRDNIHQAREHGFERTRHGSDAQLEGMNQALAHLAAQVPELELRQKLTPDYEFGCKRILRSDDYYPALMRPNVELVTGPISRVVPEGVVLADGSLHEGDVIIFGTGFKSQAFHGALRIFGRDGVDLAERWGDSPEAYLGMTVDGFPNMFMIYGPNTNLNHNSIISMLEIQQKYVTDMLHEMRAEEGSWVEVSPATLELYNCALQEELKDSAFASNCSSWYKNPAGRIINNWSGSVEDYRKIAAWNRSDFTTDSERGAQELVEAGAAVGESRRGGTDLDSFLSSFMYGE, translated from the coding sequence ATGGCAGCGCAACTCAAGCGTGCGGGTATCGACGATTTTGTCGTCCTCGAAAGGAATGACGGCGTTGGGGGTGTCTGGAGAAACAATGACTATCCAGGCGCAGCGTGCGATACGGAAGCCCAGATCTACAACTACAGCTTCTTCCCGCATCTCACTGTCAGCCGGATGTACGCAGGACGGGACGAACTGCTGGCCTATCTCGAGCGCATGGTTGACTACTTCAGCTTCTCAGAACAGCTGCACCTTGGCACTGAAGTCGTCACAGCATGCTGGGAGGAGTTCGAAAGCCGCTGGCGCCTGACAGCCGCAGACAGTCAGGTATATTACGCCCGGTTCCTCATTCCGGCCTGGGGCCAACTCAACCTTCCCTCAGCGCCCCGCTATCCCGGCCTTTCATCGTTCGCCGGCAGTATTTTCCACTCGGCGCAGTGGGACCACGGCGTGGAATTGAAAGGCAAACGCGTTCTAAGCATCGGAACCGCGGCGAGTGCAGTCCAATATATTCCGGAAGTCGCGAAGGTGGCAGCGGAACTTGTTGTGTTCCAGCGCAGTGCAAACTGGATGCTGCCGCGCAATCAGGTGATTTTCAGTCAGGAAGAACTGAACGCATTCCAAGCAAGCCCTGACCTTTTTGAGGCAAGCAGGGACAACATCCATCAGGCACGTGAACATGGGTTTGAGCGGACACGTCACGGCTCTGATGCCCAGCTCGAGGGAATGAATCAGGCACTTGCCCACCTTGCCGCCCAAGTACCAGAGCTTGAGCTGCGGCAGAAGCTTACACCAGACTACGAATTCGGATGCAAGCGAATTCTCCGCTCCGACGATTACTACCCGGCATTGATGCGGCCAAACGTCGAGCTGGTCACTGGACCTATCTCGCGCGTAGTGCCCGAAGGTGTGGTGCTGGCCGACGGGAGCCTGCATGAAGGAGATGTCATCATTTTTGGAACAGGCTTCAAATCCCAGGCGTTCCATGGCGCTCTTCGGATCTTCGGACGGGATGGGGTCGACCTTGCAGAACGCTGGGGGGACAGCCCTGAAGCCTACTTGGGAATGACCGTGGACGGGTTCCCGAACATGTTCATGATCTATGGCCCCAACACCAACCTCAATCACAATTCCATCATCAGCATGCTTGAGATTCAGCAGAAGTATGTCACGGACATGCTGCACGAGATGAGGGCCGAGGAAGGCAGTTGGGTCGAGGTATCCCCAGCAACGCTCGAGCTGTACAACTGCGCCTTGCAGGAAGAATTGAAAGACTCAGCATTCGCCTCTAACTGCTCCAGCTGGTACAAGAACCCTGCTGGCCGCATCATCAACAACTGGTCAGGCAGCGTGGAGGACTACCGCAAGATCGCCGCGTGGAACAGATCCGACTTCACGACAGACTCGGAGCGGGGGGCGCAGGAGCTCGTCGAAGCCGGTGCTGCCGTCGGCGAGAGTCGTCGCGGCGGAACCGACCTGGACAGTTTCCTGTCCAGCTTCATGTACGGCGAATAA
- a CDS encoding MFS transporter has translation MSSLHTSGAAALSMKDRLRSVRAAAAGNMLEWFDWTLYGIFSTYLAANFFDNSNPTSALLSTMAVFAGGFIARPVGGFFFGRLGDRVGRRLTLLVTMMTLSFTTLAVALVPTYDQIGAWASVILLVLRLLQGLAHGGEAGVSYTYVAEIAPKERRGLWTSVVYVSVMIGVMGATATAALLSNLLGSAVMTEWGWRVGFGLGSLLALYVLVLRRFAKETDVFTEQKSEQHQKPTGSKMSAADRARVYKACVFIFLLSSCTNVVYYTWVTFAPVNAITLKGMDPGGAYIASLLAQLMVLFFLVLFGHLSDKVGRRPMTMALGIAVILLIVPIQMILTDQPWTLFVAQGLGLTAWALAVGFYPALMAELAPTFARARVVGVMTSLAAGVFGGTAPYLYTWLTGIGLASVFYAYLASLAVLTIIVGFKMKETSGMDLNEDMHEPALPSEQPQPSSAASN, from the coding sequence ATGAGTAGTTTGCATACGAGTGGGGCCGCGGCCTTGTCCATGAAGGACCGACTTCGGTCTGTACGGGCCGCAGCTGCGGGAAACATGCTCGAATGGTTCGACTGGACCCTTTACGGGATCTTCTCCACCTATCTGGCCGCCAACTTCTTTGACAACAGCAACCCCACGTCCGCGTTGCTGTCCACCATGGCCGTCTTCGCCGGCGGCTTTATTGCCCGTCCAGTTGGCGGCTTCTTTTTCGGCCGGCTCGGCGACAGAGTTGGACGACGGCTTACCTTGCTGGTCACGATGATGACTCTTTCGTTCACCACACTGGCCGTTGCCCTGGTCCCGACCTACGACCAAATCGGGGCCTGGGCCTCGGTCATCCTGTTGGTACTGCGACTGCTTCAAGGCTTGGCCCATGGCGGCGAAGCCGGCGTCTCCTACACCTATGTTGCTGAAATTGCGCCGAAGGAACGCCGCGGCCTCTGGACGAGTGTCGTCTACGTCAGCGTGATGATCGGCGTCATGGGCGCCACAGCCACGGCCGCCCTGTTGAGCAACCTCTTGGGCAGCGCGGTAATGACTGAATGGGGCTGGCGGGTCGGCTTCGGACTCGGAAGTCTGCTCGCCCTGTACGTTCTTGTCCTGCGGCGTTTTGCCAAGGAAACCGATGTGTTCACTGAGCAGAAATCCGAGCAGCATCAGAAGCCAACCGGAAGCAAGATGTCAGCGGCGGATCGTGCAAGGGTGTACAAGGCCTGCGTTTTCATTTTCCTTCTCTCCTCCTGCACCAACGTTGTCTACTACACCTGGGTGACGTTTGCCCCGGTAAACGCAATCACATTGAAGGGCATGGACCCGGGCGGCGCCTACATCGCGAGTCTGCTGGCCCAGCTCATGGTGCTGTTCTTCCTCGTCCTGTTCGGCCACCTGTCGGATAAAGTGGGACGCCGCCCCATGACCATGGCTCTCGGGATCGCCGTGATCCTGCTGATCGTGCCGATCCAGATGATTCTCACTGACCAGCCCTGGACCCTCTTCGTCGCCCAGGGACTGGGCCTCACGGCATGGGCTCTCGCCGTTGGCTTCTACCCGGCACTGATGGCCGAACTGGCGCCCACCTTTGCACGGGCCCGCGTCGTCGGTGTGATGACGTCACTGGCGGCAGGCGTCTTCGGGGGCACGGCACCCTATCTGTACACCTGGCTGACCGGCATTGGCCTGGCCTCTGTTTTCTACGCCTATCTGGCGTCACTGGCCGTACTGACCATCATCGTCGGCTTCAAAATGAAAGAAACCAGCGGCATGGACCTGAATGAGGACATGCATGAACCGGCTCTGCCCTCAGAGCAGCCCCAGCCATCCTCAGCGGCTTCAAACTGA
- a CDS encoding LLM class flavin-dependent oxidoreductase, producing the protein MSKRISLNAFNMATPGHQSPGLWRHPRSKTENYTQLDYWTNMAKLLEKGRFDALFLADVLGPYDVFEGSAAPSLRDGVQIPANDPTVYVSAMAAATQNLGFAVTAAVTFENPYALARRLSTLDHVTAGRIGWNVVSSYLNSAALNHGMSGQMAHDQRYELAEEFMEVVYKLWEGSWEDDAVVLDRERGIYVDPEKVHPIGHAGEYFNVPGFHMCEPSPQRSPVIYQAGGSPRGRAFAAKHGEGLFVNVLNPTLSRQITGDIRATAEAEGRNGEDLKIFSLLTAVVADSDAAAERKLAEYRKHASHAGAMALFGGWSGVDLSKFPLHEPLKNLESNSIQTVVNLFTKADPSREWTPAAIAEYLSIGGMEPVIAGSPETIADEIERWVDEGDLDGINLSYAVSPGDYEDFVELVVPELQKRGRVWKDYEGSTLREYLRGEGNTHVSETHPAASHSISSRFAPS; encoded by the coding sequence ATGAGTAAGCGCATCAGTCTCAATGCATTCAATATGGCGACTCCAGGGCACCAGAGCCCTGGGTTGTGGCGGCATCCCCGAAGCAAGACCGAAAATTACACCCAGCTGGACTATTGGACGAACATGGCGAAACTCCTCGAAAAGGGCCGATTCGACGCCCTTTTCCTGGCGGATGTCCTTGGCCCCTACGACGTCTTCGAGGGTTCTGCCGCCCCCAGCCTGCGCGACGGCGTGCAGATTCCAGCTAATGATCCAACGGTGTATGTCTCTGCGATGGCGGCTGCGACCCAGAATCTGGGATTTGCCGTCACGGCGGCCGTGACATTCGAAAATCCGTACGCTCTGGCACGCAGGCTCTCCACTCTCGATCACGTGACGGCAGGACGCATCGGCTGGAACGTGGTGTCCTCCTACCTCAATAGCGCCGCTCTCAACCATGGAATGTCCGGGCAGATGGCCCACGACCAACGGTATGAGCTGGCCGAGGAATTCATGGAAGTCGTCTACAAGCTCTGGGAAGGCTCGTGGGAAGACGACGCTGTGGTTCTTGACCGCGAAAGGGGCATTTACGTTGATCCTGAGAAGGTTCACCCCATTGGACATGCCGGTGAATATTTCAACGTACCGGGCTTCCACATGTGCGAACCGTCTCCACAGCGGTCTCCTGTCATCTATCAGGCCGGCGGTTCACCCCGCGGTCGCGCCTTCGCGGCTAAACATGGCGAAGGGCTCTTCGTTAATGTCCTGAACCCCACGCTCAGCCGTCAGATAACCGGCGACATCCGGGCAACTGCAGAGGCGGAGGGCCGCAACGGCGAGGACCTGAAGATTTTCTCCCTGCTGACGGCTGTCGTGGCCGATTCGGACGCGGCCGCTGAACGAAAGCTTGCTGAGTACCGCAAGCACGCATCCCACGCGGGCGCGATGGCCCTCTTTGGCGGGTGGTCAGGCGTTGACTTGAGCAAGTTCCCGCTGCACGAGCCGCTGAAGAACCTGGAATCAAATTCAATCCAGACCGTAGTGAACCTCTTTACCAAGGCCGACCCGTCGCGCGAGTGGACTCCGGCCGCTATTGCGGAATATCTCAGCATCGGCGGGATGGAACCAGTCATCGCCGGCAGCCCTGAAACGATTGCCGATGAAATTGAACGCTGGGTCGACGAAGGTGACCTGGACGGCATCAATCTTTCCTATGCTGTTTCACCGGGGGACTACGAAGACTTTGTGGAACTCGTCGTACCGGAGCTGCAGAAGCGGGGCCGGGTCTGGAAGGACTACGAGGGCTCCACGCTGCGCGAGTACCTCCGTGGGGAAGGCAATACCCACGTCTCGGAAACCCATCCCGCCGCCAGCCACTCCATCTCCAGCCGGTTTGCCCCCAGCTAA
- a CDS encoding MFS transporter, whose translation MAGITTVAAVSTTRPHTKSAVLIICVATLLSISVWFSASFIIKGISAQWQVPEAQLFWVTFGVQAGFILGAIASALLRLPDRLSARVLYSSCAAGAAAANLLLLVFPGFEAALALRLATGIFLAGIYPVAVRETLAWVSPGRRGFASSTLLAALTIGSAAPHLINGVGSADWRVVIIATSICSIVGGLLFLLVPGTAPYRDTGTRVSLRQGLAVLRNRKVLLVNLTYFSHMWELYAMWTFVGALFAHRISGGAAPTGLVAVASFVIIASGALGCIAAGLLADRFGKIMISQMFMLLSGAAATLVAISATWQPAVLLFLCVLWGMTVVGESALLSALLRDHCPEAHVGSALSVQMAGGYAISAGSIALFPLLAGALSWELAVLALVLGPVVGIALLQLLKSRPRPQRDNGTESSMNGESASCP comes from the coding sequence ATGGCAGGCATAACGACGGTTGCTGCAGTTAGCACCACCAGACCTCACACTAAGAGCGCGGTCCTGATTATCTGCGTCGCGACATTGCTCAGCATCAGCGTCTGGTTTTCTGCCTCATTCATCATCAAAGGCATCTCCGCTCAATGGCAGGTTCCGGAGGCTCAACTCTTCTGGGTGACGTTTGGTGTCCAGGCGGGCTTCATTCTCGGCGCCATCGCGTCCGCGCTCCTGCGCCTGCCGGATCGGCTTAGCGCTCGGGTACTATACAGTTCCTGCGCGGCGGGCGCCGCGGCGGCCAATCTCCTGCTTCTTGTGTTTCCCGGTTTCGAGGCCGCCCTCGCACTGAGGCTGGCCACAGGAATCTTCCTGGCAGGCATCTATCCTGTTGCCGTCCGAGAAACCCTAGCCTGGGTAAGCCCCGGACGGCGAGGTTTTGCTTCCAGCACACTGCTCGCCGCCCTGACCATCGGATCGGCCGCACCCCACCTGATCAACGGTGTCGGAAGTGCGGACTGGCGGGTTGTCATCATCGCCACAAGTATCTGCTCTATTGTCGGCGGCCTACTGTTCCTTCTCGTTCCGGGGACCGCCCCATACAGGGACACCGGTACCCGCGTCAGCCTGCGTCAGGGACTTGCCGTGCTCAGGAACCGCAAAGTCCTGCTTGTAAACCTGACATACTTCAGCCACATGTGGGAGCTCTACGCCATGTGGACATTTGTGGGCGCCCTCTTCGCCCACCGTATTTCCGGCGGCGCGGCGCCTACTGGTCTGGTTGCGGTGGCTTCCTTCGTCATCATCGCTTCGGGTGCTCTGGGATGTATCGCCGCCGGACTCTTAGCCGACCGCTTTGGCAAAATCATGATTTCGCAGATGTTCATGCTGCTTTCAGGCGCGGCGGCGACCCTGGTGGCGATAAGCGCCACCTGGCAACCAGCGGTGTTACTGTTCTTGTGCGTCCTCTGGGGGATGACCGTTGTCGGAGAATCGGCCCTTCTTTCTGCCCTGCTCCGCGACCACTGCCCTGAAGCCCATGTCGGCAGCGCGCTCTCGGTACAGATGGCTGGAGGCTATGCAATCAGCGCCGGCAGCATCGCCCTATTCCCGCTCCTTGCCGGGGCCCTGAGCTGGGAACTGGCAGTGCTTGCGCTCGTCCTTGGACCGGTGGTCGGAATCGCACTCCTCCAGTTGCTCAAATCAAGGCCGCGTCCACAACGTGATAATGGCACTGAATCGTCCATGAATGGCGAGTCTGCATCGTGTCCCTGA
- a CDS encoding TetR/AcrR family transcriptional regulator: MSLIAEASMTLRERKKRQTMKSILAAAREMLSENEYDSITTKEVAARAGIGEATLFRYVVNKKNLFLLIYEEFFNDVLQACLDEDAKDTTEHGTAQYYIDRITTMYTSLAGLYKRDPDSGYVYVRDSFSPEDFGQRGLEQGDRWHALVERVIHRGQDAGVLRPSPPRLIAQNIHAIYVHEVLATHARGRDPRTIEQRLATRISALAGTLTT, translated from the coding sequence GTGTCCCTGATAGCAGAGGCCTCCATGACACTGCGCGAACGGAAGAAGCGCCAGACCATGAAAAGCATTTTGGCCGCCGCTCGCGAGATGCTCTCCGAAAATGAATACGACAGCATCACGACCAAGGAAGTGGCCGCCAGGGCCGGCATCGGCGAGGCAACGCTCTTCCGGTACGTGGTCAACAAAAAGAACCTCTTCCTCCTCATCTACGAGGAGTTCTTCAACGACGTGCTGCAAGCCTGCCTGGACGAGGACGCCAAAGACACCACCGAACATGGCACGGCCCAGTACTACATCGACAGAATCACAACGATGTACACATCCCTTGCCGGGCTCTACAAACGGGACCCCGACAGCGGCTACGTGTACGTGCGGGACTCCTTCAGCCCCGAAGACTTCGGCCAACGCGGCCTGGAACAGGGCGACCGCTGGCACGCCCTCGTCGAACGGGTCATCCACAGAGGCCAGGACGCCGGCGTCCTCCGCCCGTCGCCGCCGCGCCTGATCGCCCAGAACATCCACGCCATCTATGTCCACGAAGTGCTCGCCACACACGCCCGCGGCCGCGACCCCAGAACCATAGAGCAACGATTGGCGACGCGCATCTCCGCATTAGCGGGAACACTCACAACCTGA
- a CDS encoding flavin reductase family protein — MSVINVSESLDVRKAFSNFPSGVAAICAIVDGVPKGLAASSFTVGVSLEPPLVSVAVQNSSTTWPSLRKAERIGVSILGTGQELTCRQLASKNPDKFDDISYTSTDGGAILIPGCSLWLDCSLFAEYPAGDHVVALLEVHGADVHLQESPIIFHDSKFKSLDLARSR; from the coding sequence ATGTCTGTCATCAACGTCTCTGAATCCCTGGATGTCCGCAAAGCCTTCTCCAACTTTCCATCCGGCGTTGCCGCCATTTGCGCGATAGTTGACGGAGTGCCCAAAGGCCTGGCCGCGTCGTCGTTCACTGTTGGAGTCTCTCTTGAACCGCCACTGGTCTCTGTCGCCGTACAGAACAGCTCAACTACCTGGCCGTCCCTCCGCAAGGCAGAAAGAATCGGGGTGTCCATACTTGGCACCGGTCAAGAGCTAACCTGCCGCCAGCTGGCATCAAAGAATCCGGACAAGTTTGACGACATCTCCTACACTTCGACCGATGGGGGAGCCATACTGATCCCCGGCTGCTCCCTCTGGCTTGACTGCTCCCTGTTCGCCGAATACCCCGCCGGCGACCACGTCGTAGCCCTCCTGGAGGTCCATGGTGCCGATGTTCATCTCCAGGAAAGCCCAATCATCTTCCACGATTCCAAGTTCAAGTCTCTCGACCTCGCCCGTTCCCGCTGA
- a CDS encoding MaoC family dehydratase: MTSNWPHNRLHVGQTAELSRTISENDISLFTEISGDRNPLHYDLNVAKASQFGEIVVQGGVTSAILNAVVAEELPGPGTVFLNVNWNFKAPVRPGDVITGRVEVTQVREDKPITNLNTQVVRGDGTVVLEGTAVCYTMHTDEIR, from the coding sequence ATGACCTCCAACTGGCCGCATAATCGACTTCATGTTGGGCAGACCGCGGAACTGTCGCGCACGATCAGCGAGAATGATATTTCGCTGTTTACAGAAATCAGCGGAGACCGGAACCCGCTACATTACGATCTGAACGTGGCAAAGGCGTCCCAGTTCGGCGAGATTGTTGTCCAAGGAGGCGTTACCAGCGCCATCCTCAACGCCGTGGTCGCAGAGGAACTGCCTGGACCAGGCACGGTCTTCCTCAACGTTAACTGGAACTTCAAGGCGCCTGTACGGCCAGGTGACGTCATTACCGGACGGGTAGAAGTAACCCAAGTGCGCGAGGATAAACCAATTACCAACCTCAACACCCAGGTGGTGCGAGGAGACGGCACTGTAGTACTCGAGGGAACAGCCGTCTGCTACACCATGCACACAGATGAAATTCGGTAA
- a CDS encoding NAD(P)-binding protein, which produces MSIIETDYLVVGAGASGMAFVDSLIEHSDADVVMVDRRHSPGGHWHDAYPFVRLHQAAACYGVSSTDLGKDRIDGSGHNAGMYELSSAPEICAYFSDVLNRVLLPSGQVRFFGMTEFHEDRPGEYRLVSLLTGKETTVRVRRRLVDATYIEPDIPSRRKPAYEVDPGVTLVTPNQLVNLGSTPAGFTVIGAGKTAMDVCTWLLDHGVDPNSISWVRSRDGWYIDRTWTQPLDLVHTRLRYQSTLAQAAAKVTTGRGLAYQLEDAGLFLRLDRTVEPTQFRGATISKSEFNRLASIERVSRSGRVQRIRSGGIEFDRGHEARPPSEIYVDCTATGLRTIAPKPVFETGRMALQYVTPGYACWSAATLAVVEATRNDDEEKNYLSLPVVYTGHVDDLLSFTSASLTSASRREAQAEIAAWSSNTRLNPARGLNERKHLPEVSAEIARLKLWREAAMSNLAHHVGAPQHAPGDDLRVLA; this is translated from the coding sequence ATGTCCATTATCGAGACTGACTATCTGGTGGTCGGGGCGGGCGCCTCGGGCATGGCCTTCGTTGATAGCCTCATCGAGCACTCTGACGCCGACGTCGTCATGGTTGATCGGCGCCATTCGCCTGGCGGCCATTGGCATGATGCCTACCCCTTCGTCAGGCTTCATCAGGCTGCAGCTTGCTATGGGGTTTCCTCAACTGATCTCGGCAAAGACCGTATTGACGGGTCCGGGCACAACGCTGGAATGTATGAGCTTTCGTCAGCCCCTGAAATTTGCGCCTATTTTTCGGACGTCCTGAACCGGGTGTTACTCCCCTCGGGTCAGGTTCGCTTTTTCGGTATGACCGAATTCCACGAGGACCGGCCGGGCGAGTACAGGCTCGTCTCACTACTCACCGGGAAGGAAACCACCGTCCGCGTTCGTCGTCGTCTCGTCGATGCCACCTACATAGAACCAGACATTCCATCACGGCGGAAACCGGCGTATGAAGTCGACCCGGGCGTCACGCTCGTAACACCTAATCAGTTGGTCAACCTAGGCAGTACGCCTGCCGGATTCACTGTAATAGGTGCAGGCAAAACTGCAATGGACGTGTGCACCTGGCTACTCGATCACGGGGTAGACCCCAACTCTATCTCGTGGGTCCGCTCGCGCGATGGTTGGTACATTGATCGCACGTGGACTCAGCCTCTCGATCTCGTACACACCCGCCTCAGATATCAGAGCACCTTGGCACAGGCAGCAGCAAAGGTGACGACTGGTCGCGGCCTTGCATACCAACTGGAAGACGCTGGCCTCTTCCTTCGACTTGACCGAACTGTGGAGCCAACTCAGTTCCGCGGTGCAACAATCAGCAAGTCGGAATTCAATCGTTTGGCCTCTATCGAGCGCGTGTCCCGTAGCGGCCGCGTCCAACGCATCAGAAGCGGCGGCATCGAGTTTGATCGGGGCCACGAAGCCCGCCCGCCTAGTGAAATCTACGTCGATTGCACAGCAACAGGGCTAAGGACGATCGCGCCAAAACCTGTTTTCGAAACAGGGCGAATGGCTTTGCAATATGTCACCCCTGGATACGCCTGCTGGAGCGCTGCAACCTTAGCCGTCGTAGAAGCGACCCGAAATGATGACGAAGAGAAAAACTATCTCTCACTGCCGGTGGTTTACACCGGGCACGTCGATGATCTTCTCTCCTTCACCAGCGCCAGTCTCACCAGCGCCTCCCGGCGTGAAGCACAGGCAGAAATTGCGGCGTGGTCAAGCAATACCAGGCTAAATCCAGCCCGGGGCCTCAACGAGCGAAAGCACCTGCCCGAGGTGAGCGCCGAGATAGCTCGTCTTAAGCTATGGCGAGAGGCCGCAATGAGCAACCTCGCACATCACGTCGGCGCTCCCCAACACGCCCCAGGGGACGATTTGCGAGTCCTCGCCTAG
- a CDS encoding ABC transporter substrate-binding protein, whose protein sequence is MMFATTRRRATAVLAAGTVPFLLLTACSSPSTDSGSGATAGGEVRMLVNLTDNLTQDYWNKLVKPFEDKTGIDVKIEGPTGKSVAETFPTQLAAGTAPDVIQSLFPDQQTAPELVDLSGEGWVKDTPMADTYAMEGKNYVVGVGSQAQSLVYYNKSAFAAAGITKTPETWDEFNETLQKLKTAGFTPLQSAGQFMTGLQLQQLWHPTLNIEHPKWQSSVTDESLTVGQAYQPMFEKYSKWIEDGYIAKDAVGLDPSAADANFIGGKVGMYPLGSWFVATLVKAGNLPFEVGVFSPPVDKGQDYPGPQGATMATPYMVYQGSKNLDASKQLVQYLVTDETAIKTQLTADGGFRAGYDVQTSDAGKDVQKIVDSAPSLVSVGQGAGDNQLPVAGFNPRFTQVAQSLFTGASPQDAANSIDQWVKENR, encoded by the coding sequence ATGATGTTTGCAACTACGAGGCGCCGCGCCACGGCTGTCTTGGCCGCAGGAACAGTTCCCTTCCTCCTGCTGACCGCATGTTCGTCACCCAGCACTGATTCCGGGAGCGGTGCCACCGCCGGCGGCGAAGTGCGCATGCTCGTCAATTTGACCGATAACCTCACTCAGGATTATTGGAACAAGCTGGTAAAACCGTTTGAGGACAAGACCGGGATTGACGTCAAGATTGAAGGGCCCACCGGCAAGTCTGTGGCCGAGACCTTCCCCACGCAGTTGGCCGCAGGCACCGCTCCGGACGTTATCCAGTCCCTCTTTCCCGACCAGCAGACCGCCCCGGAACTCGTCGATCTCTCCGGTGAGGGCTGGGTGAAGGACACGCCAATGGCCGACACCTATGCGATGGAGGGCAAGAACTATGTCGTAGGCGTGGGCTCGCAGGCCCAGTCCCTCGTTTATTACAACAAGTCAGCTTTTGCCGCAGCGGGCATCACCAAGACCCCCGAAACGTGGGATGAGTTCAACGAAACGCTGCAGAAGCTGAAGACGGCCGGCTTCACTCCGCTCCAGTCAGCTGGCCAGTTCATGACCGGCCTCCAGCTCCAGCAGCTGTGGCACCCGACGCTGAACATTGAACACCCCAAGTGGCAGTCCTCTGTTACCGATGAGAGCCTGACGGTCGGCCAAGCCTACCAGCCCATGTTTGAAAAGTACTCCAAGTGGATCGAAGACGGATACATAGCGAAGGACGCTGTTGGTCTTGATCCCTCCGCGGCGGATGCCAATTTCATTGGCGGCAAGGTAGGTATGTACCCGCTGGGCAGCTGGTTTGTAGCCACGCTGGTAAAAGCCGGGAATCTTCCCTTCGAAGTTGGAGTTTTCTCCCCTCCGGTGGACAAGGGACAGGACTACCCGGGACCGCAGGGTGCCACAATGGCCACGCCGTACATGGTCTACCAGGGCAGCAAAAACCTGGATGCCTCCAAGCAGCTGGTGCAGTACCTGGTCACTGACGAGACGGCCATCAAGACTCAGCTCACGGCAGATGGGGGCTTCCGTGCAGGTTATGACGTTCAGACGTCCGACGCCGGCAAAGATGTTCAGAAAATTGTAGACAGCGCCCCCAGCCTTGTATCGGTGGGTCAGGGCGCCGGCGACAACCAGCTTCCTGTGGCTGGCTTCAACCCGCGCTTCACCCAGGTAGCGCAGAGCCTGTTCACCGGCGCTTCGCCCCAGGACGCTGCAAATTCGATCGACCAGTGGGTTAAAGAGAACCGGTGA
- a CDS encoding carbohydrate ABC transporter permease, with amino-acid sequence MTTETRTSRAELSPKPPTKTKRSNKAKTRAVLTEFSMVAPAVLVYVGLLVVPVLFAFYYSLTDYNGFPSQTPKFVGFKNFERIFESADVKGTMVLTGIVAAVGSLLVNFAALGMALLLQKTNRFNTFGRVVMFYPHVLSMLVVGFLWAAILGPQGAVNTLREVLGQGDLPFLSDPLWALWTMVGVIVWAQFGVQLVLYLAGLQTIPAELLEAARIDGANKWQLFRSVTWPALGPTATVAIITSGISLLKTYDVVVSLTGGGPAGSTKTLAYEILSVSFPERRIGLASAESVLLIIAAAILAFTVLALRKKADEGAESV; translated from the coding sequence GTGACAACCGAGACCAGAACCAGCCGGGCTGAACTTAGCCCCAAGCCACCGACCAAGACCAAAAGAAGCAACAAAGCCAAGACCCGTGCTGTCCTGACGGAATTCAGCATGGTGGCTCCTGCAGTCCTGGTGTATGTGGGACTACTGGTGGTACCGGTGTTGTTCGCCTTCTACTACAGCCTGACCGATTACAACGGATTCCCTTCACAGACACCGAAATTCGTCGGATTCAAAAACTTCGAACGGATCTTTGAATCAGCGGACGTCAAGGGAACGATGGTCTTGACCGGGATTGTCGCCGCGGTCGGCTCGCTGCTGGTGAACTTCGCGGCACTGGGTATGGCCCTGCTGCTGCAAAAGACGAACCGTTTCAACACCTTTGGACGCGTTGTCATGTTCTACCCCCATGTGCTCAGCATGCTGGTTGTGGGCTTCCTGTGGGCCGCCATCCTCGGCCCACAGGGAGCGGTCAACACCCTGAGGGAAGTGTTGGGTCAAGGTGACCTGCCGTTCCTTTCTGACCCCTTATGGGCGCTGTGGACGATGGTAGGTGTCATCGTTTGGGCGCAATTCGGCGTCCAACTGGTCCTGTATCTCGCCGGTCTGCAAACAATTCCGGCCGAACTCCTGGAAGCAGCGCGGATCGACGGGGCCAACAAATGGCAGCTGTTCAGGTCGGTGACCTGGCCGGCTCTGGGTCCCACAGCCACCGTAGCCATCATCACCTCAGGCATTTCATTGCTGAAGACCTACGACGTCGTCGTCTCCCTCACCGGAGGCGGCCCCGCCGGATCCACCAAAACGCTTGCCTACGAGATCCTGTCGGTCTCATTCCCGGAACGGCGGATTGGACTGGCATCGGCTGAATCCGTGCTGCTGATCATCGCCGCAGCAATACTTGCCTTCACCGTTCTTGCCCTGCGGAAAAAGGCTGACGAAGGAGCAGAGAGCGTCTGA